The following proteins come from a genomic window of Chiloscyllium punctatum isolate Juve2018m chromosome 49, sChiPun1.3, whole genome shotgun sequence:
- the LOC140469488 gene encoding serine/threonine kinase-like domain-containing protein STKLD1 isoform X3 — MDKYEIQKTEPRGTYGFVHIVKRIEDESTFAMKVVEFMDEATANRAMEETMIMLKLDHPNICHYEEIFVSWDHEVSAVTVCMVMDYSPVGDLASVIQTKRQMKRKIREMVIKNFLGQMVDVLIYLQSKHVIHGFKGLDGSRSIEKEADREK, encoded by the exons ATGGACAAGTATGAG ATTCAGAAAACAGAGCCCAGAGGCACCTATGGGTTCGTGCACATCGTGAAGCGTATTGAAGATGAGAGTACATTTGCCATGAAAGTG GTTGAATTTATGGATGAGGCAACTGCCAATCGTGCTATGGAAGAA ACAATGATCATGTTAAAACTGGATCATCCTAATATCTGCCATTATGAGGAGATATTTGTTTCTTGGGATCATGAG GTGTCAGCTGTCACAGTTTGTATGGTCATGGACTATTCTCCTGTGGGAGACCTGGCTTCAGTCATCCAGACCAAGAGACAGATGAAGAGGAAAATCAGGGAGATG GTGATCAAGAATTTTCTGGGACAGATGGTGGATGTCCTTATCTACTTGCAGTCCAAACATGTGATTCACGG ATTCAAAGGTCTGGATGGCTCCAGAAGCATTGAAAAGGAGGCTGATCGCGAAAAGTGA
- the LOC140469488 gene encoding serine/threonine kinase-like domain-containing protein STKLD1 isoform X2 — MDEATANRAMEETMIMLKLDHPNICHYEEIFVSWDHEVSAVTVCMVMDYSPVGDLASVIQTKRQMKRKIREMVIKNFLGQMVDVLIYLQSKHVIHGNLKPTNIQMLADLSFIICDFIFPTFVGDEVKFKIRMKDYSKVWMAPEALKRRLIAKSDIWSLGCILLEMMTCNMMDVQNSFPLHSL; from the exons ATGGATGAGGCAACTGCCAATCGTGCTATGGAAGAA ACAATGATCATGTTAAAACTGGATCATCCTAATATCTGCCATTATGAGGAGATATTTGTTTCTTGGGATCATGAG GTGTCAGCTGTCACAGTTTGTATGGTCATGGACTATTCTCCTGTGGGAGACCTGGCTTCAGTCATCCAGACCAAGAGACAGATGAAGAGGAAAATCAGGGAGATG GTGATCAAGAATTTTCTGGGACAGATGGTGGATGTCCTTATCTACTTGCAGTCCAAACATGTGATTCACGG AAACTTGAAACCAACTAACATCCAAATGCTGGCTGATCTCTCATTTATAATATGTGATTTCATCTTTCCAACATTTGTCGGTGATGAAGTTAAGTTCAAGATAAGGATGAAAGACT ATTCAAAGGTCTGGATGGCTCCAGAAGCATTGAAAAGGAGGCTGATCGCGAAAAGTGACATCTGGTCCTTAGGATGTATTTTGCTTGAGATGATGACATGCAACATGATGGACGTACAAAATTCTTTTCCACTTCATTCTCTGTGA
- the LOC140469488 gene encoding serine/threonine kinase-like domain-containing protein STKLD1 isoform X1, which yields MDKYEIQKTEPRGTYGFVHIVKRIEDESTFAMKVVEFMDEATANRAMEETMIMLKLDHPNICHYEEIFVSWDHEVSAVTVCMVMDYSPVGDLASVIQTKRQMKRKIREMVIKNFLGQMVDVLIYLQSKHVIHGNLKPTNIQMLADLSFIICDFIFPTFVGDEVKFKIRMKDYSKVWMAPEALKRRLIAKSDIWSLGCILLEMMTCNMMDVQNSFPLHSL from the exons ATGGACAAGTATGAG ATTCAGAAAACAGAGCCCAGAGGCACCTATGGGTTCGTGCACATCGTGAAGCGTATTGAAGATGAGAGTACATTTGCCATGAAAGTG GTTGAATTTATGGATGAGGCAACTGCCAATCGTGCTATGGAAGAA ACAATGATCATGTTAAAACTGGATCATCCTAATATCTGCCATTATGAGGAGATATTTGTTTCTTGGGATCATGAG GTGTCAGCTGTCACAGTTTGTATGGTCATGGACTATTCTCCTGTGGGAGACCTGGCTTCAGTCATCCAGACCAAGAGACAGATGAAGAGGAAAATCAGGGAGATG GTGATCAAGAATTTTCTGGGACAGATGGTGGATGTCCTTATCTACTTGCAGTCCAAACATGTGATTCACGG AAACTTGAAACCAACTAACATCCAAATGCTGGCTGATCTCTCATTTATAATATGTGATTTCATCTTTCCAACATTTGTCGGTGATGAAGTTAAGTTCAAGATAAGGATGAAAGACT ATTCAAAGGTCTGGATGGCTCCAGAAGCATTGAAAAGGAGGCTGATCGCGAAAAGTGACATCTGGTCCTTAGGATGTATTTTGCTTGAGATGATGACATGCAACATGATGGACGTACAAAATTCTTTTCCACTTCATTCTCTGTGA